A single window of Mustela erminea isolate mMusErm1 chromosome 4, mMusErm1.Pri, whole genome shotgun sequence DNA harbors:
- the LOC116589423 gene encoding LOW QUALITY PROTEIN: uncharacterized protein LOC116589423 (The sequence of the model RefSeq protein was modified relative to this genomic sequence to represent the inferred CDS: inserted 1 base in 1 codon; deleted 2 bases in 1 codon), whose product MKLPPPPAQALNSSESEEESNNLPEERHPLPSPMAGRLRGRKEPAKEGSSKLLPLRQGGGPGNQFQYWPFSASDLYNWKSHNPSFSQDPIALTALIESILITHQPTWDDCQQLLQTLLTTEERQKVYLEARKNVPGDNGRPTQLPNVIDASFPLTRPDWDFNXAEGRTHLSLYRQLLIAGLHNAGRRPTNLAQVRQVTQGSEESPTAFLERLREAYRRYTPFDPDSHEQRGNVSMAFIWQSAPDIRHKLQRLENLQDFSLQDLLKEEPPPEPRITLTVGGQPITFLVDTGAQHSVLTKTPGPLSNRTAWVQGATGGKQYRWTTERKVHLASGKVSHSFLHVPDCPYPLLGRDLLTKLKAQIHFESDGPTVTGPNGTPLHILTLQLEEEYRLHKAPPPPQRDIKPWLTSYPNAWAETGGIGLAAQQPPIHIQLKATAIPVSVRQYPMSNEAHQGIRPHIRRLLDQGILAPCRSPWNTPLLPVKKPGTDDYRPVQDLREVNKRVEDIHPTVPNPYNLLSTLPPTHSWYTVLDLKDAFFCLRLSPQSQPIFAFEWKDPELGISGQLTWTRLPQGFKNSPTLFDEALHQDLADFRVRHPSLILLQYVDDILLAATNEEDCQTGYPFRLD is encoded by the exons ATGAAG CTTCCCCCTCCACCGGCACAAGCATTAAATTCCTCAGAATCTGAGGAAGAATCGAATAACCTGCCGGAGGAACGCCACCCCTTACCATCCCCAATGGCGGGAAGACTTAGGGGTCGCAAGGAACCTGCAAAGGAGGGGTCTTCCAAGCTCCTTCCCCTACGCCAAGGAGGGGGCCCAGGCAACCAATTCCAATACTGGCCCTTCTCGGCCTCAGACTTATATAACTGGAAGTCCCATAACCCTTCCTTCTCACAGGACCCTATAGCTTTGACCGCTCTGATCGAGTCCATTCTAATCACGCATCAACCCACTTGGGATGATTGCCAGCAGCTCTTGCAGACTCTTCTCACTacagaggagagacaaaaagTTTATCTGGAAGCCAGAAAAAATGTTCCGGGAGACAATGGAAGACCTACCCAGCTCCCGAATGTGATTGATGCCTCCTTTCCCTTGACCCGTCCTGACTGGGATTTCA AGGCTGAAGGTAGGACCCACCTAAGTCTTTATCGCCAGTTACTCATAGCAGGCCTCCATAATGCAGGACGCCGCCCTACCAATTTGGCTCAGGTAAGACAGGTTACTCAGGGCTCCGAAGAATCTCCAACCGCTTTCTTAGAGAGACTTAGAGAGGCTTATCGTAGATATACCCCCTTCGATCCTGATAGCCATGAACAGAGAGGAAATGTGTCCATGGCATTCATTTGGCAGTCAGCGCCAGACATTAGACATAAGTTACAGCGACTGGAGAATTTACAAGATTTCTCATTACAAGATTTGttaaaggag GAGCCCCCCCCTGAGCCCAGGATAACCCTAACAGTTGGGGGGCAACCAATCACCTTTTTGGTAGATACCGGGGCACAACATTCTGTCTTAACCAAAACCCCAGGACCATTAAGTAACCGGACGGCATGGGTTCAAGGGGCCACCGGAGGAAAACAATACCGTTGGACCACGGAAAGAAAAGTCCATTTGGCCTCAGGTAAAGTTTCTCATTCGTTCCTTCACGTACCTGACTGTCCCTATCCACTCCTGGGGAGAGATCTATTGACTAAGCTAAAGGCCCAGATTCATTTCGAATCAGATGGACCCACAGTGACCGGCCCCAACGGGACTCCATTGCATATACTCACTCTACAGTTAGAAGAGGAATATAGACTGCAC aaagccccccccccacctcagagGGACATAAAACCCTGGCTCACATCTTATCCAAATGCCTGGGCAGAAACAGGAGGAATAGGACTAGCTGCCCAGCAGCCCCCCATTCACATACAGTTGAAGGCAACAGCCATCCCTGTCAGTGTTAGACAATATCCTATGTCTAACGAGGCCCACCAAGGCATCAGACCACACATACGGCGGCTACTAGACCAAGGCATTTTAGCCCCATGTCGGTCTCCCTGGAATACTCCTCTACTACCTGTCAAGAAACCTGGTACAGATGACTACCGACCAGTCCAGGACCTAAGAGAGGTCAATAAACGAGTAGAAGACATCCACCCTACCGTGCCTAACCCTTACAACCTACTTAGCACCTTGCCTCCGACCCACTCCTGGTATACTGTCCTAGATCTAAAGGACGCTTTCTTCTGTTTAAGACTAAGTCCCCAGAGTCAACCCATTTTTGCATTCGAGTGGAAGGACCCAGAATTGGGAATTTCAGGTCAGCTAACCTGGACAAGGCTACCACAAGGATTTAAGAACAGCCCCACGTTATTCGATGAGGCCCTCCACCAGGACCTAGCCGATTTCCGGGTAAGACACCCCTCCCTGATCTTACTCCAATATGTCGATGACATCTTACTGGCAGCAACAAATGAGGAGGACTGTCAAACAG GATACCCCTTTCGTCTGGACTGA